The Maridesulfovibrio sp. genomic sequence CAGGAATCATCTCTGGGGCCGATTCGTGTTGATAATTTTGCGGGCAAAGCCGGGATTGGATCCCTGCACGAGGTTTCCGGTGTTGTAAAGGCCACAGCGGGAGGGAAGGCGAGGGTTGTACATTTGCATATAGAACCGGAGCAGCTGCATGAGTTGTTGTTTGCTGATATGGACGTGATTCACAATGATCTAAAGAGGGTGCTTGAGAATGGTTCCGGGCAGGACATGATGCTGCAAAATTCCATGGATCCTGCTGTGCAGGCTGCTGCAAACGAGTTGTTTTGCAGTCTGGGATCGGGCAATTGCAGCAGAATTTTTCTTGAAGGAAAGGCTCTTGAATTGATCGGCCTACAGGTCATGAAGAATGATGCGAGCTGCCGGAGTCGGACCGCAGTACTGACTCCACGTGAGATTGAACAGATTAAGGCAATTCATGAAGAGCTGATCCTGAATTATGAATCTCCGCCAAGTATGACTGAATTTTCACGAAACCATATGCTGGGTGTCAGCAAAATACAGGCTGGTTTTCAGGAAATTTACGGCATGACTGTGTTTGCATATCTGAAAGAATACAAGTTGCGTAAGGCGAAACTTATGTTTGATGACGGCGACATGAACGTCAGCGAGGTTGCATGGGAATTGGGTTATACCAATATCAGCCATTTCAGCGCAGCCTTTAAAAAAAGATACGGAGTGTTGCCAAAGAAGTATTTAAGCTCCATTAGAGGTAAGAGAAAATATTGTATTAATTGATGTTTTTTATTACAAAGGGAATTGGTTTTTTCTTTTGCCTTGAGGCCTGTGTTTTCGCAAACACAGGTCTTTTTATTTGTTGATGCCAGATAATAAAATTTGCCCGGCCAGAGCGGGCCGCTCATAAAATATAAGCTCTGTATACATATATACGGGATTGGGAGTTCAGGAGCTTGCTTTCAGGGTTTTCGGGTATTTTTTGTTTTTCCCAGAGTAGTTTTGCCAGCTATCCCCGGGTAGGTTGTAATCATCTATTGAGTCTGCTCGTTATTTTAGAACAATAATTAAGTGCCTTAACTAAAATTGATAGAGGTAAGAATAATGATTAAAATAAAACAGATGATTATCCTGTTTGCCACCCGGCGCAGTTGGAGCACAATCATGCTGCTTTTGCTGCTAACCCTCGT encodes the following:
- a CDS encoding AraC family transcriptional regulator; amino-acid sequence: MAAKSIMPIAQSCWDIYEASRVSAVRGFDLLNCGQCGVNPLWRELELRPGLRVSSFEADLKEGISFRFQKKNTDIDFGFFLEGSISNELQESSLGPIRVDNFAGKAGIGSLHEVSGVVKATAGGKARVVHLHIEPEQLHELLFADMDVIHNDLKRVLENGSGQDMMLQNSMDPAVQAAANELFCSLGSGNCSRIFLEGKALELIGLQVMKNDASCRSRTAVLTPREIEQIKAIHEELILNYESPPSMTEFSRNHMLGVSKIQAGFQEIYGMTVFAYLKEYKLRKAKLMFDDGDMNVSEVAWELGYTNISHFSAAFKKRYGVLPKKYLSSIRGKRKYCIN